One Streptomyces sp. NBC_00223 genomic window carries:
- a CDS encoding carbohydrate kinase family protein, protein MRIAVTGSIATDHLMTFPGRFADQLVADQLHTVSLSFLVDALDVRRGGVGANICFGMGQLGTRPILVGAAGNDFGEYRAWLDRHGVDTASVRISEVLHTARFICTTDQDHNQIGSFYTGAMSEARLIELQAVAERVGGLDLVVIGADDPMAMTRHTEECRTRGIPFAADFSQQIARMNGDDIRVLVDGAAYLFNNEYEKGLIESKTGWTAEEILDRVETRVTTLGARGVRIERKGEPAIEVGCAEEQAKVDPTGVGDGFRAGFLSGLAWGVGLERAAQVGCMLATLVIETLGTQEYELRRGHFMDRFTKAYGDEAAAEVRTHLRG, encoded by the coding sequence GTGCGTATCGCCGTCACCGGATCAATCGCCACCGACCACCTGATGACCTTCCCCGGGCGGTTCGCCGACCAGTTGGTCGCGGACCAGCTCCACACGGTGTCGCTGTCGTTCCTTGTCGACGCCCTCGACGTGCGCCGCGGCGGGGTCGGCGCCAACATCTGCTTCGGCATGGGCCAGCTCGGCACCCGGCCCATCCTGGTCGGCGCGGCGGGCAACGACTTCGGCGAGTACCGGGCCTGGCTGGACCGGCACGGCGTGGACACCGCGTCCGTACGGATCTCCGAGGTGCTGCACACCGCCCGCTTCATCTGCACCACCGACCAGGACCACAACCAGATCGGCTCCTTCTACACCGGCGCGATGAGCGAGGCGCGGCTGATCGAGCTCCAGGCCGTCGCCGAGCGGGTCGGCGGCCTCGACCTGGTGGTGATCGGCGCGGACGACCCGATGGCGATGACCCGCCACACCGAGGAGTGCCGTACGCGCGGGATTCCGTTCGCCGCCGACTTCTCCCAGCAGATCGCCAGGATGAACGGCGACGACATCCGGGTCCTGGTCGACGGAGCGGCGTACCTGTTCAACAACGAGTACGAGAAGGGGCTCATCGAGAGCAAGACCGGCTGGACCGCCGAGGAGATCCTGGACCGCGTCGAGACCCGCGTCACCACGCTGGGCGCGCGGGGCGTACGGATCGAGCGCAAGGGTGAGCCCGCGATCGAGGTCGGCTGCGCGGAGGAGCAGGCGAAGGTCGACCCGACCGGCGTCGGCGACGGCTTCCGCGCGGGCTTCCTGTCCGGACTGGCGTGGGGCGTCGGCCTGGAGCGGGCGGCGCAGGTCGGGTGCATGCTGGCGACTCTGGTCATCGAGACGCTGGGGACGCAGGAGTACGAGTTGCGGCGCGGGCACTTCATGGATCGGTTCACGAAGGCGTACGGGGACGAGGCGGCGGCGGAGGTCCGCACCCACCTCCGCGGCTGA
- a CDS encoding HesB/IscA family protein, translated as MTVQDETTTTDGILLSDAAAGKVKSLLEQEGREDLALRVAVQPGGCSGLRYQLFFDERSLDGDVVKDFGGVKVVTDRMSAPYLGGASIDFVDTIEKQGFTIDNPNASGSCACGDSFH; from the coding sequence ATGACGGTTCAGGACGAGACCACCACGACGGACGGCATCCTCCTGTCCGACGCAGCCGCGGGGAAGGTGAAGAGCCTGCTTGAGCAGGAGGGCCGCGAAGACCTCGCGCTGCGGGTCGCCGTCCAGCCCGGCGGTTGCTCGGGCCTGCGCTACCAGCTCTTCTTCGACGAGCGGTCGCTCGACGGCGATGTCGTCAAGGACTTCGGCGGAGTCAAGGTCGTCACCGACCGGATGAGCGCCCCCTACCTGGGCGGCGCCTCCATCGACTTCGTGGACACCATCGAGAAGCAGGGCTTCACGATCGACAACCCGAACGCCTCGGGCTCCTGCGCCTGCGGCGACTCGTTCCACTGA
- the nadA gene encoding quinolinate synthase NadA yields MTTTELPTDTLDVDPLDVQPTPLALLLLGRESDPRSERGVDCPGDLPAPSDPDLVERARAAKARLGDKVFVLGHHYQRDEVIEFADVTGDSFKLARDAAARPEAEYIVFCGVHFMAESADILTSERQRVILPDLAAGCSMADMASAEQVAECWDVLADAGIADVTVPVSYMNSSADIKAFTGRHGGTICTSSNAQRALEWAFAQGDKVLFLPDQHLGRNTAVRDLGISLEDCVVYNPHKPGGGLTPEQLRAAKMILWRGHCSVHGRFSLESVEDVRARVPGVNVLVHPECKHEVVTAADYVGSTEYIIKQLEAAPAGSAWAIGTELNLVRRLAKAHPDKQIVFLDKTVCFCSTMNRIDLPHLVWTLESLADGKVVNRIEVDAETEHFAKLALEQMLALP; encoded by the coding sequence GTGACCACCACCGAATTGCCGACAGACACGCTGGACGTCGACCCGCTGGACGTACAGCCCACGCCGCTCGCGCTGCTGCTGCTCGGCCGCGAGTCCGATCCCCGCAGTGAGCGCGGAGTGGACTGCCCGGGCGACCTGCCCGCGCCGTCCGACCCGGACCTGGTGGAGCGCGCCCGGGCCGCCAAGGCCCGGCTGGGTGACAAGGTCTTCGTCCTGGGCCACCACTACCAGCGCGACGAGGTGATCGAGTTCGCCGACGTCACCGGTGACTCCTTCAAGCTCGCCAGGGACGCGGCGGCCAGGCCCGAGGCCGAGTACATCGTCTTCTGCGGTGTCCACTTCATGGCCGAGTCCGCGGACATCCTCACCTCCGAGCGGCAGCGCGTGATCCTGCCCGACCTGGCGGCCGGCTGCTCGATGGCCGACATGGCCAGCGCCGAGCAGGTCGCCGAGTGCTGGGACGTGCTGGCCGACGCAGGGATCGCCGACGTCACCGTGCCGGTGTCGTACATGAACTCCTCGGCGGACATCAAGGCGTTCACCGGGCGGCACGGCGGCACGATCTGCACGTCGTCCAACGCCCAGCGCGCGCTGGAATGGGCCTTCGCCCAGGGCGATAAGGTGCTCTTCCTGCCCGACCAGCACCTCGGGCGCAACACCGCCGTACGGGACCTGGGGATATCCCTGGAGGACTGTGTCGTCTACAACCCGCACAAGCCGGGCGGCGGGCTGACCCCCGAGCAGCTGCGCGCGGCGAAGATGATCCTGTGGCGCGGCCACTGCTCGGTGCACGGCCGCTTCTCGCTGGAGTCGGTCGAGGACGTACGGGCCCGTGTCCCCGGGGTCAATGTGCTGGTGCACCCCGAGTGCAAGCACGAGGTGGTCACCGCCGCGGACTACGTCGGCTCGACGGAGTACATCATCAAGCAGCTGGAGGCCGCGCCCGCCGGTTCGGCGTGGGCGATCGGCACGGAGCTGAACCTCGTACGGCGGCTGGCGAAGGCCCACCCCGACAAGCAGATCGTCTTCCTGGACAAGACCGTCTGCTTCTGCTCGACCATGAACCGGATCGACCTGCCGCACCTGGTGTGGACGCTGGAGTCGCTGGCCGACGGCAAGGTGGTCAACCGCATCGAAGTCGACGCGGAGACCGAACACTTCGCGAAGCTGGCGCTGGAGCAGATGCTGGCGCTGCCGTAG
- a CDS encoding GNAT family N-acetyltransferase: MILRPVRDDEEDAEVVRLITAAAFGAPNPLTVETPGAGPAAKSVPTPEAAPTAEFLAREHGRFRHLARTDPGGCWLAEDETAGPVGVALSTRREGTWGLSLLAVVPGAQGKGVGKALLARALVHGRACLRGIICCPRHPVAARTCRRAGFTLHPAMRLLGPVDPTGLKPLDGAVHGGTARHRDMMDSVDRRTRGGAHGADHEELLRTHRLFVVDDLAGSGYCYADDDGVELLAATSRRLATRLLTAALLTMPQGRSVRVRHLTAEQDWAVDVGIAAGLAVVNAGYVCLRGMRPPMPYLPSSDLL, encoded by the coding sequence GTGATCCTTCGACCGGTACGTGACGACGAAGAGGACGCCGAGGTCGTGCGGCTGATCACGGCCGCCGCCTTCGGCGCCCCGAACCCCCTCACGGTGGAGACGCCCGGCGCGGGGCCCGCGGCGAAGTCCGTACCGACGCCGGAGGCCGCGCCGACGGCGGAGTTCCTGGCCCGCGAGCACGGCCGTTTCCGGCATCTGGCCCGGACCGACCCGGGGGGCTGCTGGCTCGCCGAGGACGAGACGGCGGGCCCGGTGGGCGTGGCGCTGTCGACCCGGCGGGAGGGCACCTGGGGGCTGTCGCTGCTGGCCGTGGTGCCCGGCGCGCAGGGCAAGGGGGTCGGCAAGGCCCTGCTGGCGCGGGCGCTGGTGCACGGGCGGGCCTGTCTGCGCGGCATCATCTGCTGCCCGCGGCATCCGGTGGCCGCGCGTACCTGCCGCAGGGCCGGTTTCACCCTGCACCCCGCGATGCGGCTGCTGGGGCCGGTCGACCCCACCGGGCTCAAGCCGCTGGACGGCGCCGTGCACGGGGGGACGGCCAGGCACCGGGACATGATGGACTCGGTGGACCGGCGCACCCGGGGCGGCGCGCACGGCGCCGACCACGAGGAACTGCTGCGCACCCACCGGCTGTTCGTGGTGGACGACCTGGCTGGCAGCGGCTACTGCTACGCGGACGACGACGGCGTGGAACTGCTCGCCGCCACCTCCCGCCGGCTGGCCACCCGGCTGCTCACGGCGGCGCTGCTGACGATGCCGCAGGGGCGGTCGGTGCGGGTCAGGCATCTGACGGCCGAGCAGGACTGGGCGGTGGACGTGGGGATCGCGGCGGGTCTGGCCGTCGTCAACGCGGGCTATGTGTGCTTACGGGGGATGCGGCCGCCGATGCCGTATCTGCCGTCGAGCGATCTGCTGTAA
- a CDS encoding NAD-dependent epimerase/dehydratase family protein: protein MKVLVTGAGGTLGREIVAHLGGAGWSVRAHDRTPLDPAVADEVLTGELLDRELLAPALDGVDAVVHAAALPSPYVAPEHEVFGSNIQGAYLVLDAAGRAGIGRVVNISSLSANGFAFSRHGVSPRTVPVTEEHPFVGDDVYGLSKYLGETVAAAVSRRYGTTVVSLRFPFLGTGERLSRHIARVHEDPGYDSGSLWGWLDSRDAARAIGAALTAGIDGHPVINVAAPDTTALEPTAELLRRYHPTARLTEPVDGFAVPFSLRRCHELLDFAPVHTWRPAAGGRTA from the coding sequence GTGAAGGTCCTGGTCACCGGGGCGGGCGGCACTCTGGGCCGCGAGATCGTCGCGCACCTGGGCGGCGCGGGCTGGAGCGTACGGGCGCACGACCGTACGCCGCTCGACCCCGCCGTCGCCGACGAGGTGCTGACCGGTGAACTCCTCGACCGCGAGCTGCTGGCCCCCGCGCTCGACGGTGTGGACGCGGTCGTGCACGCCGCCGCCCTGCCCTCGCCATACGTGGCACCCGAGCACGAGGTGTTCGGCAGCAACATCCAGGGCGCGTACCTCGTGCTGGACGCCGCGGGCCGGGCCGGGATCGGGCGGGTCGTCAACATCTCCAGCCTGTCCGCCAACGGCTTCGCCTTCTCCCGGCACGGCGTGTCCCCGCGGACCGTCCCGGTCACCGAGGAGCACCCCTTCGTCGGCGACGACGTGTACGGGCTGTCGAAGTACCTCGGCGAGACCGTCGCCGCCGCCGTCAGCCGCCGCTACGGCACGACCGTGGTCTCGCTGCGCTTCCCCTTCCTCGGCACGGGGGAACGGCTCAGCCGCCACATCGCCCGGGTGCACGAGGACCCGGGCTACGACTCGGGCTCGCTGTGGGGCTGGCTGGACAGCCGCGACGCGGCCCGCGCGATCGGCGCGGCGCTGACCGCCGGGATCGACGGCCATCCGGTGATCAACGTCGCCGCGCCGGACACCACCGCGCTCGAACCGACCGCGGAACTTCTGCGGCGCTACCACCCGACCGCCCGGCTCACCGAGCCGGTCGACGGCTTCGCGGTGCCCTTCTCGCTGCGCCGCTGCCACGAACTGCTGGACTTCGCCCCCGTCCACACCTGGCGGCCGGCGGCGGGCGGGCGGACGGCGTGA
- a CDS encoding enolase C-terminal domain-like protein has protein sequence MTTGSDPTSPGPDRLLDASGALPQATPPWAPRDGLRVTAVRAIVTAPEGLPLVVVRVDTSEPGLYGLGCATFTQRYAAVVAAVEEHVGPLVVGRHPADIEDITRMVHYSSYWRAGPVLNNALSGVDQALWDIAGKRAGMPVYELLGGRSRAAVEVYTHAAGGTVDETLDEAEALLAQGYRHIRLQVGGPGLGTYGAPGTRGGYPRSPHPDGWDVAAYLRATPRLFEAARERLGEEVSLMHDVHSRLTPKQAVVLARALEPYGLSFLEDVIAPEHYDRLPEVRAASPVPIAVGEQIGSVTDAMRLIRDGGIDLLRLHTSAVGGLTPTRKLVALAELVGVRTAFHSPGDITPVGVAANLAVDISTPAFGYQESHTYNEATHEVFPGTPVVREGHLYPSDAPGWGVDLDEAAAARYAPTKFLHERWAVGVRHPDGGLNAP, from the coding sequence ATGACCACCGGTTCCGACCCCACCAGCCCGGGTCCCGACCGCCTGCTCGACGCCTCGGGCGCGCTGCCGCAGGCCACCCCGCCCTGGGCGCCGCGCGACGGGCTGCGGGTCACCGCCGTGCGCGCGATCGTCACCGCGCCCGAGGGGCTGCCCCTGGTCGTCGTACGCGTCGACACCTCGGAGCCCGGGCTCTACGGCCTCGGGTGCGCCACCTTCACCCAGCGGTACGCGGCCGTCGTCGCCGCCGTCGAGGAGCACGTCGGGCCGCTGGTCGTCGGACGGCACCCGGCGGACATCGAGGACATCACCCGGATGGTGCACTACTCGTCGTACTGGCGGGCCGGGCCGGTGCTCAACAACGCGCTGTCCGGCGTCGACCAGGCGCTGTGGGACATCGCGGGCAAGCGGGCCGGGATGCCGGTGTACGAACTGCTCGGCGGGCGCAGCCGGGCCGCCGTCGAGGTGTACACGCACGCGGCCGGCGGCACGGTGGACGAGACACTGGACGAGGCCGAGGCGCTGCTCGCCCAGGGCTACCGGCACATCCGCCTCCAGGTCGGCGGACCCGGCCTGGGCACGTACGGGGCTCCGGGCACCCGCGGCGGCTATCCGCGCTCGCCGCACCCGGACGGGTGGGACGTGGCGGCGTATCTGCGGGCCACACCCCGGCTGTTCGAGGCGGCGCGGGAGCGGCTGGGCGAGGAGGTCAGCCTGATGCACGACGTGCACAGCCGGCTGACGCCCAAGCAGGCGGTGGTGCTGGCCCGCGCGCTGGAGCCGTACGGGCTGTCGTTCCTGGAGGACGTGATCGCGCCCGAGCACTACGACCGGCTGCCGGAGGTACGGGCCGCCTCCCCGGTGCCGATCGCCGTGGGCGAGCAGATCGGCAGCGTGACGGACGCGATGCGGCTGATCCGGGACGGCGGGATCGATCTGCTGCGGCTGCACACGTCGGCGGTGGGCGGGCTCACCCCGACCCGCAAGCTGGTGGCGCTGGCCGAACTGGTGGGTGTGCGGACGGCGTTCCACTCCCCTGGTGACATCACGCCGGTCGGTGTGGCGGCGAATCTGGCGGTCGACATCTCGACCCCGGCCTTCGGCTACCAGGAGTCGCACACGTACAACGAGGCGACGCACGAGGTGTTCCCGGGGACGCCGGTGGTGCGGGAGGGCCACCTGTATCCGTCGGACGCGCCGGGGTGGGGGGTCGACCTGGACGAGGCCGCGGCGGCGCGGTACGCCCCCACGAAGTTCCTCCACGAGCGGTGGGCGGTGGGCGTCCGCCACCCCGACGGCGGGCTCAACGCGCCCTAG
- a CDS encoding helix-turn-helix domain-containing protein translates to MIQTLFRSEDLPPEERLSRLSDLWVNSAHPMRPVSDTSEDLRATIRMLDLAAVNVVELTVSTFDVLRTPKLIRQADPELLSVMLSLDGNVVVSQSRRDAVLNPQEFALYDSSRPFRLRIVPGGETATLVRAHLPRATLGLSGHGLARLLATPLSGRTGFGALLTRFLAEMTTDSTAYRTGDLPRLGALAHDLLTAVVAHHLDADSAVPEESQQRTLLLRVETFVRQHLHDPELSPETVAAAHHISVSYLHRLFRTREVTLAAWIRQQRLEHARRDLADPVQRDVPIHRIAARWGFKDHATFTRAFHSAYGAPPKDCRQVPVPV, encoded by the coding sequence ATGATCCAGACGCTGTTCCGGAGCGAGGACCTGCCGCCGGAGGAGCGGCTGAGCCGCCTCAGCGACCTCTGGGTCAACAGCGCGCACCCCATGCGTCCGGTCAGCGACACCTCCGAGGACCTGCGGGCGACCATACGCATGCTGGACCTCGCGGCCGTGAACGTCGTGGAGTTGACGGTGTCGACCTTCGACGTGCTGCGCACACCGAAGCTGATCCGCCAGGCCGACCCGGAACTGCTCTCGGTCATGCTCTCCCTGGACGGAAACGTCGTCGTGAGTCAGTCCCGCCGCGACGCGGTGCTGAACCCGCAGGAGTTCGCGCTGTACGACAGCTCGCGGCCCTTCCGGCTGCGGATCGTCCCGGGCGGTGAGACGGCGACGCTGGTGCGCGCCCATCTGCCCCGGGCGACGCTGGGGCTGTCGGGCCACGGCCTGGCGCGGTTGCTCGCCACGCCGCTGTCCGGGCGGACGGGGTTCGGGGCCCTGCTGACCCGGTTCCTGGCGGAGATGACCACCGACTCCACCGCCTACCGGACCGGCGACCTGCCCCGGCTGGGCGCGCTCGCGCACGACCTGCTGACCGCCGTCGTCGCCCACCACCTCGACGCCGACAGCGCCGTGCCGGAGGAGTCGCAGCAGCGCACCCTGCTGCTGCGCGTCGAGACGTTCGTACGGCAGCACCTGCACGACCCGGAACTGTCACCGGAGACCGTCGCCGCCGCCCACCACATCTCGGTCAGCTATCTGCACCGCCTGTTCCGGACCCGCGAGGTCACCCTCGCGGCCTGGATCCGCCAACAGCGCCTCGAACACGCCCGCCGTGACCTCGCCGACCCCGTGCAGCGCGACGTACCCATCCACCGGATCGCCGCCCGCTGGGGTTTCAAGGACCACGCCACCTTCACCCGGGCCTTCCACTCCGCGTACGGCGCCCCGCCCAAGGACTGCCGCCAGGTCCCCGTCCCCGTCTGA
- a CDS encoding methyltransferase domain-containing protein, whose translation MNTHASSTEQKQKQKRKPTEAQTAEGRCEWTQDRYSEGMFSHAIGSEQQRLDLLQSVLDGPTRARLQALGLKPGDEVLEVGGGRGSVARWLAGQGARVTVTDLDTTYLDDLAEQGIRVLRHNMYTEDFPAGSFDFIHARYVVVHLPDPDRAIARLVQWLRPGGVLLVEEPASFSVMDSPHPAYRTVMHAFRTHLERSVGTDTVWARTLPVPLQRAGLGDVGFDARVQLIHGGDNEAQWWQLCLEQSRPAMVAAGLAADADFEAAYRELAAPSFHDLSLTVVTAWGRKEA comes from the coding sequence ATGAACACGCATGCCTCTTCCACGGAGCAGAAACAGAAGCAGAAGCGGAAGCCGACGGAAGCGCAGACGGCGGAAGGCCGGTGCGAGTGGACGCAGGACCGTTACAGCGAGGGGATGTTCAGCCACGCGATCGGCAGCGAGCAGCAGCGGCTCGACCTTCTGCAGTCCGTGCTGGACGGGCCGACCCGCGCCCGCTTACAGGCGCTCGGCCTCAAGCCGGGCGACGAGGTGCTCGAAGTCGGCGGCGGCCGGGGGTCGGTGGCCCGGTGGCTGGCCGGGCAGGGCGCGCGGGTGACCGTGACCGACCTGGACACCACGTATCTCGACGACCTGGCCGAGCAGGGCATACGGGTGCTGCGGCACAACATGTACACCGAGGACTTCCCGGCCGGGTCGTTCGACTTCATCCACGCCCGGTACGTGGTGGTCCATCTGCCCGATCCGGACCGGGCCATCGCGCGGCTCGTACAGTGGCTGCGGCCCGGCGGCGTACTGCTGGTGGAGGAGCCCGCGTCCTTCTCGGTCATGGACTCCCCGCACCCGGCCTACCGCACGGTGATGCACGCCTTCCGCACCCACCTCGAACGGTCGGTGGGTACGGACACGGTGTGGGCCAGGACGCTGCCGGTGCCGTTGCAGCGGGCGGGGCTCGGTGACGTCGGGTTCGACGCGCGCGTTCAGCTGATCCACGGCGGTGACAACGAGGCGCAGTGGTGGCAGCTGTGTCTGGAGCAGTCGCGCCCGGCGATGGTGGCGGCGGGGCTGGCGGCGGACGCGGACTTCGAGGCGGCGTACCGGGAGTTGGCGGCGCCCAGCTTCCACGACCTGTCGCTGACGGTGGTGACGGCGTGGGGGCGTAAGGAGGCGTGA
- a CDS encoding EF-hand domain-containing protein yields MRTEAINRVKLVFNLFDVDGSGFLEADDFDLMSQRVVQAVPGADGLARNAMLAAFQKYWTTLVTELDANHDGRISFDEYTACVLAPERFDAAIAQFAESLAALGDPDGDGLVERPVFVALMTAIGFALPNIHALFDVFGPTDSDRITVPIWVAAIKEFYHPDKAGIAGDHLVAIPAV; encoded by the coding sequence ATGCGGACGGAAGCAATCAACCGAGTCAAGCTGGTGTTCAATCTGTTCGACGTCGACGGCAGTGGATTTCTGGAGGCCGACGATTTCGACCTCATGAGCCAGCGCGTCGTCCAGGCCGTGCCCGGCGCCGACGGCCTCGCGCGGAACGCGATGCTGGCCGCGTTCCAGAAGTACTGGACGACGCTGGTCACCGAGCTGGACGCCAACCACGACGGCCGGATCAGCTTCGACGAGTACACCGCCTGCGTCCTCGCCCCCGAGCGCTTCGACGCGGCCATCGCCCAATTCGCCGAATCGCTCGCCGCATTGGGGGACCCGGACGGTGACGGACTGGTCGAACGCCCGGTATTCGTCGCCCTCATGACGGCCATCGGATTCGCCCTCCCCAACATCCACGCCCTCTTCGACGTTTTCGGGCCGACGGATTCCGATCGGATCACCGTGCCGATCTGGGTCGCCGCCATCAAGGAGTTCTACCACCCCGACAAGGCAGGCATCGCGGGCGATCACCTGGTCGCGATCCCGGCGGTCTGA
- a CDS encoding VOC family protein codes for MSVTTTTHLNLRGTAREALDFYQSVFGGRTVAVTYKDAGAVRNESEADWVMWGEVAGDNGFHVMAYDVPSQLPWNQGDNSFFVSVRGDDAEEISALWGKLAEGSTVVSPLEPAQWAPLYGMLTDRFGVTWVLDVTAPYNG; via the coding sequence ATGTCCGTCACGACCACCACTCACCTGAACCTCCGGGGCACCGCGCGTGAGGCGCTTGACTTCTACCAGTCCGTCTTCGGCGGACGTACCGTCGCGGTCACCTACAAGGACGCGGGCGCCGTGCGGAACGAGAGCGAGGCGGACTGGGTGATGTGGGGCGAGGTGGCCGGCGACAACGGCTTCCACGTCATGGCCTACGACGTCCCCTCGCAACTGCCCTGGAACCAGGGCGACAACTCGTTCTTCGTCTCCGTGCGTGGCGACGACGCCGAGGAGATCAGCGCCCTGTGGGGAAAGCTCGCCGAGGGCTCGACCGTCGTGAGTCCGCTGGAGCCCGCGCAGTGGGCGCCGTTGTACGGCATGCTCACCGACCGTTTCGGCGTCACCTGGGTCCTGGACGTCACCGCTCCGTACAACGGCTGA